In Aerosakkonema funiforme FACHB-1375, the sequence AACTGATTTCGATGTTATCGTTGAGTTCGTGCCTGAGTCCTATGCCGGCACCATCAGCGAGATAATAAATACCGTGGCGGGTGCCGAAACGAGACAACGCACCGCTACCGCCATCTCCATCTAGCACGTTCAGAGTATCGGCAAAGCTATCCGACCCGGTAGCATTTGCGCCAATCACGACCTCAGTACGTTTGCCTATGGGGAAAGTGTAGGATAACTCATCCAGGACGATATTATTATTACCCGATTCCTCAAAAGGGCCACCAGCAAAGGATAGGTCTCCTTCCGGCGTCAAAGTAGAAGTTGCGGAGAATGCACCCAGGTTTCCTGCTTGCAATCGCGTTCTCAACCTATCTCTGCCGCTAAAGCTGGTTTCAAAGTTGAGACGAACTCTGTCACCAAATATAGGTTGATTGTCGATGTCGCCGCCAAAGGCATTATCCCCTTTCGCAATACCTGCCACCGCAAAAATTGCTTCTCCAGCCAGTTTGGTAGTGGTAGAAAACTGTTGCGCTTCCAGTCTGGCGGTGCGTGCTTCCAGTGCGTCTACGCGACCCCGCAGGGTGGTAAGTTCAGCCCGAAATTCTTCTTGCAGACGGCGGATTCTTTCTAAATCCTCTGCGCTGATGTCCGGACGTATTGTACCGATTAGTTCTTGAATCCGATTCAAGCAGGAGTTTAACCCGGCAGCGAATTCGTAGCGGGTCATGGCCCGGTTGCCCCGATAAGTGCGATCGGGATATCCTTCAATACATCCGTAGCGCTCTACCAGAGATTGCAAAGCTTGGAATGCCCAGTCTGTCGGTTGCACGTCACGCAGTTGGGAAACGGAAGTTACTTGAGAGAGAGAGTTTTGCGGTTTTTGGTTGTTGTAGCGGTTGATTTGCTCTAGGATACTTGACGCATCAGACTGCACTTCTGGTGTCGCCGATACTTCTTCGGCTTGGGACGCTGGCATCCCCACTAATGCGATCGCTAATGTTGCGCCCAATATGGCTGGGCTAATTAGCACATAATTACACAAAATTTTCAACATATCGAAATTTTTCACCTCACACCACTTTCAGATTAGCAGGATCGACCCTTTGTAAACTCTCATTAAGCCCATCCTATCTTCTGTGCAGAGATTTAAAAGGTTTTTTTATGGGTTTTTTCTAGTTTACAAAGACAGTAATTGGGCAAATCAAATGTTTTATCGCCCAAATTAGTATATATAGACTAAATATAGCCTATATACCCTGTTTTTATGACATTTACATTCCTTAAGCCCAGAAAAAGCAAATTTGTACAAGAATGAGTTTTATTCTCGCGTCTAAGTTAGAATTAGATCGGTTCTCATTTTGTACTCGCCAGGATCGCTTCTGGCTTTCCCTTTCAGCACAAAAACCGTGATTTGCCCTAAATTGCAAGGATTGCTAGTAGCCTTGTTGTTGCC encodes:
- a CDS encoding iron uptake porin, which codes for MLKILCNYVLISPAILGATLAIALVGMPASQAEEVSATPEVQSDASSILEQINRYNNQKPQNSLSQVTSVSQLRDVQPTDWAFQALQSLVERYGCIEGYPDRTYRGNRAMTRYEFAAGLNSCLNRIQELIGTIRPDISAEDLERIRRLQEEFRAELTTLRGRVDALEARTARLEAQQFSTTTKLAGEAIFAVAGIAKGDNAFGGDIDNQPIFGDRVRLNFETSFSGRDRLRTRLQAGNLGAFSATSTLTPEGDLSFAGGPFEESGNNNIVLDELSYTFPIGKRTEVVIGANATGSDSFADTLNVLDGDGGSGALSRFGTRHGIYYLADGAGIGLRHELNDNIEISLGYQGTSVNNPSDGNGLFGGPYGALAQAVFKTGGLKFGLTYVHSYNRDMGTGSRVANLRSYLAANQPLAGDNDLPISSNSYGVEFSWQLARNFVLGGWAGYSNTRTLSTLGGQINRGSLDIFNGAVTLGFPDLGKKGNMGGIIVGIEPIADASSALSNDLFNAGLGGDDDDASYHIEGFYQIQVSDNISITPGVIWLTAPDHNANNEDVIIGTIRTTFSF